The following are encoded in a window of Flavobacterium sp. WC2421 genomic DNA:
- a CDS encoding heavy metal translocating P-type ATPase — translation MKHTYTITGMSCDGCRTKVEKTLNGVEGVEAVVSLDPQEAVITMEKHIPTPVLQEALSGVGKYTIEMSHPKMAMDKTVEETKAKACCSNDAHQHHKKEDNAIPNTPGKYYCPMHCEGDKVYDKAGDCPVCGMDLVKAPDLTAVKTQYTCPMHPQIVQDGPGSCPICGMDLVPMEPTASEENKTYNDLVQKMKIALLFTVPIFIIAMSDMIPNNPLMQIMDMKSWNWVQLVLSIPVVFYATWMFFIRAWKSVVTWNLNMFTLIGIGSGVAFLFSIFALFFPDVFPAEFKSESGSVHLYFEATTVILTLVLLGQLLEARAHSQTSGAIKELLKLAPTEATLVAEGGDKVISIHDIKKGDLLRVKPGDKIPVDGKITAGESTIDESMISGEPIPVDKKVDDAVVAGTINGNKSFVMVAEKIGSETLLSQIVQMVNNASRSRAPIQKLADRISKYFVPIVVAVSVITFFVWAKFGPEQNALIYGFINAVAVLIIACPCALGLATPMSVMVGVGKGAQSGVLIKNAEALENMNKVNVLITDKTGTITEGKPSVEKVFSSNNQEDDLLQNIASLNQYSEHPLAQAVVNFAKTKAVSLIEVKDFEAVSGKGVIGTVSNKKVALGNKKLMEQVSASVSEDIENKIIAEQKLGKTVSYIAVDQVVLGYVTITDAIKATSVAAVKELMRQGVAVIMLTGDNENTAKAVADELQLTSFIAGCLPEDKLNEIKRLQAEGKIVAMAGDGINDAPALAQADIGIAMGTGTDVAIESAKITLVKGDLQGIVKAKELSHAVMKNINQNLFFAFFYNALGIPIAAGVLYPFFGILLSPMIAALAMSFSSVSVIANALRLRSLKL, via the coding sequence ATGAAACATACATACACAATTACTGGAATGTCTTGCGATGGTTGCCGAACCAAAGTGGAGAAAACACTCAATGGAGTTGAAGGAGTTGAAGCGGTGGTTTCTCTTGATCCACAAGAAGCTGTAATTACAATGGAAAAACACATTCCAACACCCGTTTTGCAAGAAGCATTGTCAGGAGTTGGGAAGTACACTATAGAAATGAGCCATCCTAAAATGGCGATGGATAAAACAGTTGAAGAGACTAAAGCTAAAGCGTGTTGTAGTAATGACGCGCATCAACATCATAAAAAGGAAGACAATGCGATTCCCAATACACCAGGTAAATATTATTGCCCCATGCATTGTGAAGGCGATAAAGTATATGATAAAGCGGGAGACTGCCCTGTATGTGGGATGGATTTAGTAAAAGCGCCAGATTTAACTGCTGTAAAAACACAATATACTTGTCCGATGCATCCACAAATCGTGCAGGACGGACCAGGTTCTTGCCCGATTTGTGGTATGGATTTGGTTCCAATGGAACCCACAGCTAGTGAGGAAAATAAAACCTACAATGACTTGGTGCAAAAAATGAAAATTGCACTTCTTTTTACCGTGCCCATTTTCATAATAGCCATGTCAGATATGATACCAAACAATCCTTTGATGCAAATCATGGATATGAAAAGCTGGAATTGGGTGCAGCTAGTTTTGTCTATACCAGTTGTTTTTTATGCGACTTGGATGTTTTTTATTCGCGCTTGGAAATCAGTCGTTACATGGAATCTCAATATGTTTACCCTTATCGGAATTGGTTCTGGAGTCGCTTTCTTGTTTAGTATTTTTGCTCTTTTTTTTCCAGATGTTTTTCCAGCGGAATTCAAATCCGAAAGCGGAAGTGTTCATTTGTATTTTGAGGCCACAACGGTAATCCTAACATTAGTTTTATTAGGACAATTATTAGAAGCTAGAGCGCACAGTCAAACGAGTGGTGCGATAAAAGAATTATTAAAATTAGCGCCTACAGAAGCTACTTTGGTAGCTGAAGGAGGAGATAAAGTAATATCGATACATGATATTAAAAAAGGAGATTTATTGCGTGTAAAACCCGGAGATAAAATTCCAGTTGATGGTAAAATAACTGCTGGCGAAAGTACAATTGATGAGTCAATGATTTCGGGAGAACCTATTCCTGTAGATAAAAAAGTTGATGATGCCGTTGTTGCAGGAACTATTAATGGGAATAAATCATTTGTAATGGTTGCTGAAAAAATTGGTTCAGAAACCTTGCTTTCGCAAATTGTACAAATGGTCAATAATGCCAGTCGATCTAGAGCACCCATTCAAAAATTAGCCGATAGAATTTCGAAGTATTTTGTGCCTATCGTTGTCGCCGTTTCAGTGATTACTTTCTTTGTTTGGGCAAAGTTTGGTCCAGAACAAAACGCATTAATCTACGGTTTTATTAATGCGGTTGCCGTTTTAATTATTGCTTGTCCTTGTGCATTAGGATTAGCAACTCCTATGTCAGTAATGGTGGGAGTAGGTAAAGGAGCGCAATCAGGAGTTTTGATAAAAAATGCCGAAGCACTAGAAAATATGAATAAAGTAAATGTTTTAATTACAGATAAAACGGGAACCATTACCGAGGGAAAACCATCAGTAGAAAAAGTTTTTTCATCTAATAATCAAGAGGATGATTTGTTGCAAAATATAGCTTCACTCAATCAATACAGTGAACACCCTTTGGCGCAAGCCGTAGTCAATTTTGCGAAAACGAAAGCAGTTTCGTTAATCGAAGTTAAAGATTTTGAAGCTGTTTCCGGAAAAGGAGTAATAGGAACGGTTTCAAATAAAAAAGTAGCATTAGGAAATAAAAAACTAATGGAACAAGTGAGTGCTTCAGTTTCGGAAGATATTGAAAACAAAATAATTGCAGAACAAAAACTGGGAAAAACAGTTTCATATATCGCCGTAGACCAAGTAGTTTTGGGTTATGTGACGATCACAGATGCTATAAAAGCGACAAGTGTGGCCGCTGTAAAAGAATTGATGCGTCAAGGTGTTGCTGTGATTATGCTTACAGGTGATAATGAGAATACGGCTAAGGCTGTGGCCGATGAATTGCAATTAACTTCATTTATTGCGGGTTGTTTGCCAGAAGATAAACTCAACGAAATTAAACGCTTGCAAGCCGAAGGTAAAATTGTAGCGATGGCTGGTGATGGAATTAATGACGCTCCTGCTTTGGCGCAAGCTGATATTGGAATTGCAATGGGAACAGGGACAGATGTGGCGATTGAAAGTGCCAAAATTACTTTGGTAAAAGGGGATTTACAAGGCATAGTAAAAGCGAAGGAACTGAGTCATGCTGTGATGAAAAATATCAATCAAAACTTATTCTTTGCCTTCTTTTACAATGCATTGGGAATACCAATTGCAGCAGGAGTATTGTATCCTTTTTTTGGGATTTTATTATCTCCTATGATTGCCGCTTTGGCGATGAGTTTTAGTTCTGTTTCGGTAATTGCAAATGCATTGCGATTGCGTAGTTTGAAATTGTAA
- a CDS encoding helix-turn-helix domain-containing protein: MKLTIKNMVCGRCEMAVKLELERMKLPVSSIKLGEVNLSRELTDIEIQELSTNLEKLGFELLEDKISQTIEQIKNLIVELVHYKKDQLKVNLSTYLSECLNQDYSALSKLFSDNEGTTIEHYFIAQKIEKAKELLVYDELTLSEIAIALNYSNVAHLSNQFKKVTGFTPTYFKKMKENTRKQIDSL; this comes from the coding sequence ATGAAGCTTACTATTAAAAATATGGTTTGTGGCCGTTGCGAAATGGCTGTAAAATTGGAGTTAGAAAGAATGAAGCTTCCTGTAAGTTCCATTAAATTAGGTGAAGTGAATTTGTCTCGAGAATTAACGGATATTGAAATTCAGGAACTCAGTACTAACCTGGAAAAACTAGGTTTTGAATTACTGGAAGATAAAATAAGCCAGACAATTGAACAAATTAAAAACTTGATCGTTGAACTAGTACATTATAAAAAAGATCAGTTGAAAGTCAATTTATCGACTTATTTATCTGAATGTTTAAATCAGGATTATAGTGCTTTGAGTAAGTTGTTTTCGGATAATGAAGGCACAACAATTGAACATTATTTTATTGCCCAGAAAATCGAAAAGGCGAAGGAATTGTTGGTTTATGATGAACTTACTTTAAGTGAAATTGCCATAGCACTCAATTATAGTAATGTAGCCCATTTGAGCAACCAATTTAAAAAAGTGACTGGATTTACACCTACCTATTTTAAAAAAATGAAAGAGAATACCCGAAAACAAATAGACTCTTTGTAA
- a CDS encoding efflux RND transporter periplasmic adaptor subunit, which produces MKQLKKIGFLLLAFTLVVACNTKNKEEHEKHQYKESIYYTCSMDPQIKEDKPGKCPICHMDLTPIQKDNGASNEISLSDQQMKLGNITTAIISESQSSLQAGYTGVLTINQEKIRSVSARAMGRIEKLYFKTEGDYIQKNQAVYQLYSEPIAIAKQDYVTAYRQLAMPGDFGKNAKNMLDAARQKLVFYGLSNAQIESIKKTNEVSPYTTFYSTYSGTISEIVATEGSYVMEGAAIIKLADLSSLWLETQVNVNYAKSLRLGQTATISFMDYPTKTIKAAISFINPEINPDSRLLLIRMEVPNPNMLLKPGMQANAQLIQSNLNGMFIPIDAVIRDENATFIWVEKSHGVFENVMVETGVESNGMIEIKSDIDPNKKVVITGAYAINSEYKFRKGNDPMAGMKM; this is translated from the coding sequence ATGAAACAGCTCAAAAAAATCGGTTTTCTATTGCTGGCATTCACCTTGGTTGTGGCCTGCAATACTAAAAATAAAGAGGAACACGAGAAGCATCAATACAAAGAAAGTATTTATTATACGTGTTCGATGGATCCTCAAATAAAAGAAGACAAACCTGGAAAATGCCCCATATGTCATATGGATTTGACTCCAATACAAAAAGACAATGGAGCTTCAAATGAAATTTCATTAAGTGACCAGCAAATGAAGTTAGGCAATATTACTACTGCTATTATTTCAGAGTCACAAAGCAGTTTGCAAGCAGGTTACACTGGCGTTTTGACGATAAATCAAGAGAAAATAAGAAGTGTTTCTGCTAGAGCAATGGGCCGAATCGAAAAATTATATTTTAAAACTGAAGGGGATTATATTCAAAAAAACCAGGCGGTTTACCAACTTTATAGTGAACCTATTGCCATAGCCAAGCAAGATTATGTAACCGCTTACAGGCAACTGGCTATGCCAGGAGATTTTGGTAAAAATGCAAAGAATATGCTGGATGCAGCCAGACAAAAACTAGTATTTTATGGACTTTCCAATGCGCAGATTGAATCCATTAAAAAGACGAATGAAGTTTCGCCATATACTACTTTTTATAGTACCTATAGTGGTACCATTTCTGAAATTGTTGCGACCGAAGGTAGTTATGTGATGGAAGGGGCGGCTATTATTAAATTGGCCGATTTAAGTAGTCTTTGGTTAGAAACGCAAGTCAATGTAAATTATGCCAAAAGTTTGCGATTGGGTCAAACAGCTACAATTTCTTTTATGGATTATCCCACAAAGACTATAAAAGCAGCCATTTCTTTTATCAATCCAGAAATTAATCCGGATTCTAGATTGCTGTTAATTAGAATGGAAGTACCCAATCCTAATATGCTTTTAAAACCAGGAATGCAGGCCAATGCACAATTAATACAATCCAATTTAAATGGAATGTTTATTCCTATTGATGCCGTAATCAGGGATGAAAATGCCACTTTTATTTGGGTCGAAAAAAGCCATGGTGTTTTTGAAAATGTAATGGTTGAAACAGGTGTGGAATCAAATGGGATGATTGAAATCAAATCGGACATAGATCCTAATAAAAAAGTAGTAATTACTGGAGCGTATGCTATCAATAGCGAATATAAATTTCGAAAAGGAAATGATCCTATGGCAGGAATGAAAATGTAA
- a CDS encoding efflux RND transporter periplasmic adaptor subunit has protein sequence MNKYLKYSLWTIAVVMVGFAVYYFVEKANNSATHKQKEEIYTCSMHPEIIRNEPGNCPICGMNLVKKVSESQPVESHSIEHLLKPTDGFVVGDFKTTTAKDTVLNSSINLPGLVAYDPNSAVNIAARINGRIEKMYVHYKFQKVTKGQKLFDLYSPELVTEQQNFIYLVSNDSENTAILKALKQKLALYGMSTNQINALATAKRINPVISIYSPVTGIVDGTDGMVSTSIGTMQNTTATTTALNLKEGDYITKNTVVFKLVNTNKVWGVFNVIQGYNSLIKVNQSIQISSELDADAIVNAKVNFIETQLDPTDKTNRIRVYLNNEKLQFPIGLRLQGKVATNAVEGIWLQKQSLVSLGNKKIVFIKKGNGFQTAEIKTGIEINGFVQIVDGISVSDILADNAQYLIDSGSFIKTK, from the coding sequence ATGAACAAATATTTAAAATATAGTTTATGGACTATTGCCGTTGTAATGGTGGGTTTTGCCGTATATTATTTTGTCGAAAAAGCCAATAATTCAGCGACGCATAAGCAGAAGGAAGAAATTTATACTTGCTCGATGCATCCCGAAATTATACGAAATGAACCGGGTAATTGCCCTATTTGCGGAATGAATTTAGTAAAAAAAGTCTCTGAAAGTCAGCCTGTTGAAAGTCATTCAATTGAACATTTATTAAAACCGACAGATGGTTTTGTGGTGGGAGATTTTAAAACAACTACCGCCAAAGATACTGTTCTCAATAGCTCCATAAATTTACCTGGACTGGTGGCGTATGATCCCAATTCAGCTGTGAATATAGCCGCACGAATTAATGGAAGAATTGAAAAAATGTATGTTCATTATAAATTTCAAAAAGTTACAAAAGGGCAAAAACTATTCGATTTGTACAGTCCAGAATTAGTAACGGAACAGCAAAATTTTATTTATTTAGTTTCAAATGATTCTGAGAATACAGCCATACTAAAAGCATTAAAGCAAAAATTAGCGCTTTATGGGATGAGTACCAATCAGATTAATGCTTTGGCTACAGCCAAAAGAATAAATCCAGTAATCTCAATTTACAGTCCAGTGACTGGAATTGTGGATGGAACGGATGGTATGGTTTCTACTAGTATTGGCACTATGCAAAATACAACGGCAACAACGACGGCTTTAAATTTGAAGGAAGGGGATTATATTACAAAAAACACTGTGGTTTTTAAATTAGTAAACACGAATAAAGTTTGGGGTGTTTTTAATGTTATCCAAGGCTATAATAGTCTAATAAAAGTCAATCAGTCGATTCAAATTTCATCAGAATTGGACGCAGATGCGATTGTCAATGCAAAAGTAAATTTTATTGAAACACAACTTGATCCAACAGATAAGACCAATCGCATTCGCGTGTATCTCAATAATGAAAAACTGCAATTCCCTATTGGTTTGAGATTGCAAGGGAAAGTAGCAACGAATGCAGTAGAAGGGATTTGGCTTCAAAAACAATCTTTGGTTAGTTTAGGTAACAAAAAAATAGTTTTTATCAAAAAGGGAAATGGTTTTCAAACTGCCGAAATAAAAACGGGTATCGAAATAAATGGCTTTGTACAAATAGTAGATGGTATTTCAGTTTCGGATATCCTTGCTGATAATGCCCAATATTTGATAGATAGCGGAAGCTTTATAAAAACAAAATAA
- a CDS encoding TolC family protein, with product MFGFANVNAQSLSLDEVLGTIKTNNPQLKMYDADIQSMDAAAKGAKSWMAPQINTGLFMTPYNVKMWKADEMNPGMGAYMVGFTQMIPNASRQKADFNYMSAMSSVEAENKNYTANQLEALAKTNYYQWIVLDKKIKIANDNLLLMEYMIKSMEIRYQYNMDKLSTYYKAKSKYNELQSMVVMLQNEISQKRIMLNTLMARDKKLLFEIDPNYTLKEFDLLQTDTTALSQNRSDVKAIEKTMELNQLKIATEKSKLLPEFGVKYDHMFAFGKNPQQFNLMAMVTIPMPWSTKMNKATINSIQIKNESLEWQKQMILNEATGMISGMQTELTNLKKQYEIADKSIIPALKRNYDTAVLAWQNNTGELFVVLDAWEALNMAQMDKLDKLQAILNTQVEIEKQLETK from the coding sequence ATGTTCGGATTTGCAAATGTAAATGCGCAATCACTTTCATTAGATGAAGTTTTGGGGACCATCAAGACCAATAATCCACAGCTAAAAATGTATGATGCCGATATTCAAAGTATGGATGCTGCTGCTAAAGGAGCCAAAAGCTGGATGGCACCGCAAATAAATACCGGTTTGTTTATGACACCTTATAATGTCAAAATGTGGAAAGCAGATGAAATGAATCCAGGAATGGGCGCATATATGGTAGGCTTTACGCAAATGATCCCCAATGCATCCAGACAAAAAGCCGATTTTAATTACATGAGTGCTATGTCATCTGTGGAAGCCGAAAATAAAAATTATACTGCCAATCAGTTGGAAGCTTTAGCAAAAACTAATTATTACCAATGGATCGTATTGGATAAAAAAATAAAAATAGCCAATGACAATTTGTTGCTTATGGAGTACATGATAAAAAGCATGGAAATTCGCTACCAGTACAACATGGATAAATTGTCAACGTACTACAAAGCCAAATCAAAATACAACGAATTGCAAAGTATGGTGGTTATGTTGCAAAATGAAATTTCTCAAAAAAGAATTATGTTGAATACGTTGATGGCAAGAGATAAAAAACTGTTGTTTGAAATTGATCCCAATTATACTTTAAAAGAGTTTGATTTATTACAAACAGATACCACGGCACTTTCTCAAAACCGAAGCGATGTGAAGGCAATTGAGAAAACAATGGAATTAAATCAGTTGAAAATTGCCACCGAAAAATCAAAGTTATTACCCGAGTTTGGAGTAAAATATGATCATATGTTTGCTTTTGGGAAGAACCCACAACAGTTTAATTTGATGGCAATGGTCACTATTCCGATGCCATGGTCTACTAAAATGAACAAGGCCACAATCAATAGTATTCAAATAAAAAATGAGAGCTTGGAATGGCAAAAGCAAATGATTTTGAACGAAGCAACAGGTATGATTTCAGGCATGCAAACCGAATTGACAAACTTAAAAAAACAATATGAGATCGCCGATAAAAGCATCATTCCAGCTTTGAAAAGGAATTATGATACGGCAGTTTTGGCTTGGCAAAATAATACGGGTGAATTATTTGTGGTGCTAGATGCTTGGGAAGCATTGAACATGGCTCAAATGGATAAGTTAGATAAATTACAAGCTATTTTGAATACTCAAGTAGAAATTGAAAAACAACTGGAAACAAAATAA
- a CDS encoding heme-binding domain-containing protein: MKKVFKKIAAIAFIVFLLMQLYQPVRTIDYVPVPALDFMNAYAVPTKVETILKTSCYDCHSNTTNYPWYSNIQPARMLMDSHIKEGKENLNFSEWGNYSLRKQGNKLNEISKQIKKGEMPLTSYTLIHRNAILTSVQKEEVVQWIDKVKDSLSQKK; this comes from the coding sequence ATGAAGAAAGTTTTCAAAAAAATAGCCGCAATTGCATTTATTGTTTTTTTGTTGATGCAATTGTATCAACCTGTTCGTACGATTGATTATGTACCGGTTCCAGCTTTGGATTTTATGAATGCTTATGCAGTTCCAACAAAAGTGGAAACTATTTTGAAAACTTCTTGTTATGACTGCCACAGTAATACTACAAATTACCCTTGGTATTCAAATATTCAGCCTGCAAGAATGTTGATGGATAGTCATATAAAAGAAGGCAAGGAAAATTTGAATTTTAGTGAGTGGGGGAATTATTCTCTTAGAAAACAAGGAAACAAATTAAATGAAATTAGTAAACAAATAAAGAAGGGTGAAATGCCTTTGACGTCTTACACACTAATTCATAGAAACGCAATCCTTACTTCAGTTCAAAAAGAAGAAGTAGTTCAATGGATCGATAAAGTGAAAGATAGTCTTTCTCAAAAAAAATAA
- a CDS encoding DUF3347 domain-containing protein → MKNVFKLSIILLVLAFASCKDNKTETKSEVNSEKTADNQLYSCPMHPKVTGAKGEACSVCGMSLSEPVVEAKPVVEAVKEVEIIKSNSSFSIDPILDNYLKLKNALTKDDSKGAAEAGKELYATLKNSNSDKIEANIKKTYADITDDAKEHAEHIGDNAGKIDHQREHFAMLSKDVNDLIKIFGTDKKIYKDYCPMYDQGKSGYWISEVKDIKNPYYGSEMLTCGGITKEW, encoded by the coding sequence ATGAAAAACGTATTCAAATTAAGCATCATCCTTTTAGTATTGGCTTTTGCTTCATGTAAGGACAATAAAACAGAAACTAAAAGTGAAGTAAATTCAGAGAAGACTGCAGATAATCAATTGTATTCCTGCCCGATGCATCCAAAAGTGACAGGAGCCAAAGGCGAGGCTTGTTCTGTTTGCGGAATGTCATTGTCAGAGCCAGTTGTTGAAGCTAAACCAGTTGTTGAAGCGGTGAAAGAGGTGGAAATTATTAAAAGTAACTCTTCATTTTCAATTGACCCTATTTTAGATAATTATTTGAAATTAAAAAATGCATTGACAAAAGACGACTCTAAAGGGGCAGCCGAAGCAGGAAAAGAATTGTATGCTACTTTAAAAAATTCGAACTCAGATAAAATTGAAGCTAATATTAAAAAAACCTATGCAGATATCACTGATGATGCCAAAGAACATGCCGAACATATTGGTGATAATGCAGGTAAAATTGACCACCAAAGAGAGCATTTTGCCATGTTAAGCAAGGATGTAAATGATTTGATTAAAATCTTTGGAACAGATAAAAAAATATATAAAGATTATTGCCCAATGTATGATCAAGGGAAAAGTGGCTATTGGATTAGTGAGGTTAAGGATATTAAGAATCCCTATTATGGATCCGAAATGCTAACCTGCGGTGGAATTACTAAAGAATGGTAA
- a CDS encoding DUF3347 domain-containing protein, whose translation MKSLNKSVMAITLLLSVAFTNAQIKNAKTETVKIFGNCGMCETTIEKAGSLNKLASVDWDKDTKMAAITYDSAKTNPDEILKRIALAGYDSEKFLAPTDAFNTLPGCCQYEREAKVAEKMEMSSMNTMGGHDNHSDVSVTTKEQVNQLKLVFDDYFLLKDALVKTDASVASMKAKELLTAIATVKMEDLKMEEHMAWMKVYKELGSDVKSISETQDIKIQRDFFKSVSKNMYELMKVSKTDTPTYYQYCPMVKANWLSKENEVKNPYYGSKMMSCGKTVETIK comes from the coding sequence ATGAAATCACTAAACAAATCAGTGATGGCAATAACATTATTGCTATCAGTCGCATTTACTAATGCGCAAATTAAAAATGCCAAAACCGAAACGGTAAAGATTTTTGGTAACTGTGGAATGTGCGAAACTACCATAGAAAAAGCAGGCAGTCTTAATAAACTAGCCAGTGTAGACTGGGATAAAGACACCAAAATGGCCGCGATTACCTATGACAGCGCTAAAACCAATCCAGATGAAATTCTAAAACGAATTGCATTGGCAGGTTATGATAGTGAAAAATTCCTTGCGCCAACGGATGCATTCAATACACTTCCAGGATGTTGTCAATATGAAAGAGAGGCTAAAGTTGCTGAAAAAATGGAAATGTCTTCAATGAATACAATGGGTGGGCATGATAATCATTCGGATGTCAGTGTTACGACAAAAGAACAAGTGAATCAGTTAAAGTTAGTTTTTGATGATTATTTTTTACTAAAAGATGCCTTAGTTAAAACAGATGCTTCAGTGGCTTCAATGAAAGCAAAAGAATTATTGACAGCTATTGCTACCGTAAAAATGGAAGATTTAAAAATGGAAGAGCACATGGCTTGGATGAAGGTTTATAAAGAGCTGGGTTCAGATGTTAAAAGTATTTCTGAAACACAAGATATTAAAATTCAGAGAGATTTTTTTAAATCGGTTTCAAAAAACATGTATGAGTTGATGAAAGTATCAAAAACAGACACACCAACATATTATCAATATTGTCCGATGGTAAAAGCAAATTGGTTAAGCAAAGAAAACGAAGTTAAAAATCCATATTACGGTTCAAAAATGATGAGTTGTGGTAAAACAGTTGAAACTATTAAATAA
- a CDS encoding phage holin family protein, producing the protein MKLLFRILITSVLVLLLSHFMTGVHVAGFTTALIVAVVLGLLNIFVKPILVILTLPITFITLGLFLLVINALIILLCDNIVGGFSVDSFFTALLFSIILSVSQSLMYSILGETK; encoded by the coding sequence AAATTACTTTTTAGAATTCTTATAACATCTGTTTTAGTACTTTTACTTTCGCATTTTATGACTGGTGTTCATGTCGCAGGTTTTACTACTGCATTGATTGTAGCGGTAGTTCTTGGATTGCTAAATATTTTTGTAAAGCCTATCTTGGTCATTTTGACATTGCCTATTACCTTTATAACTTTAGGTTTGTTCTTATTAGTAATTAATGCGTTAATCATTTTATTATGTGATAATATAGTAGGTGGATTTAGTGTTGATTCCTTTTTTACAGCCTTGTTATTTAGTATTATACTTTCTGTTTCTCAGTCACTTATGTATTCGATATTAGGGGAAACTAAATAA